The Xylophilus rhododendri region GGTGACGCGGCCGGACCAGCCGGACCTGCATGTCGCCTGGTTCGAGCCGGAACACCACATCGTCGAGGCGACCGCGCCCTTCTTCGCCCGGCGTTTTCCGAACATGCACTGGGCCATCCTCACGCCGCGCCGCAGCGTGCGCTGGTTCCCGGCCGAAGGCGGGACGGCCGGCCGGCTGGAACTGGCGCCGGGCTGCCGGCGCGAGGATGCGCCGCCGGCCGACGCGGGCGAACAACTCTGGCTCACCTACTACGCCAATATCTTCAACCCCGCGCGGCTCAAGCTCTCCATGATGCAAAAGGAGATGCCGCGCCGCTACTGGCACAACCTGCCCGAGGCGGCGCTGATCGGCGAGCTGGCCGCGCAAGCGATGGAGCGCAGCGGCCACATGATCGAGCAGCCCGGCACCAGCACCACCCGGCGCATCCAGCGCCTGCCGGCGGCGGCCAGCAAGGTGCAGGCGAACATCGCCATCCACCGGCTGGACGATCTCAAGCCCGCCATGGATCGCTGCCGCGAATGCCCCATCGGCCAGTTCGCCACCCAGTCGGTGCCCGGCGCCGGCCCGGCCCCTGCGCGGCTGATGGTGGTGGGCGAGCAGCCGGGCGACCACGAAGACCTGCGCGGCCAGCCCTTCGTCGGCCCCGCCGGCCGGCTGTTCGACCGCGCGGTGGCCGAACTCGGCTGGCAGCGCGAGCGGCTCTACGTCACCAATGCGGTCAAGCATTTCAAGTACGAGCTGCGCGGCAAACGCCGCATGCACAAGACGCCTGGCCAGCTCGAAGTGGCCGCCTGCCACCACTGGCTGGAAGAGGAACTGCGCCTGGTGCAGCCGCGCGCCATCCTGGCGCTGGGCGCGACCGCCGCCCGTTCGGTGCTGGGCCGGCCGGTGGCGGTGACGCAGGAACGCGGCCAGTGGCTGAGCGATGCGACCGGCCGGCCGGTGCTGGTCACCCTGCATCCGTCCGCCCTGCTGCGGGCGGATCCGCAGCAGGGCGAAGCCAACTTCGCCCTGTGGCTGGACGACCTGCGCCAGGCCACCGAACACGCCCTGGGCGACTGAAAAACCGGCTGTCCCCAAACCCTGGGGATAAAGATCTGGAAACCGCCGAGTTATCCACAGCAAAACGCGCCGGAGCGATTCCGTCCACAAAGCCGTACAGCGGGGACAGGGCTCGCCGCACATGGTTTGCGGCGACGCAAGTGCTTGTCCCGGCTGGAGAATCCGGGCTTGTCCCCAAAAACGCCGTTCTTCTACTACTACGACTAACTTAATAAAGAGATATAGAGAAGAACTTGCCCGAAACTTCGACGCGGCAAAGCGTCTGCCCGATCCCCGGCCGCGACCGCGCACGAACAAGCCTGAAAACATGATTTTTGAACTCGACGGAGGCCGCATCCGGGTGATGGGCACGCTGCACCTGCTGCCGCCTGGCCGTCAGCTGCCGCCCTGGGTGCGTTCCGCCTACGACTGGAGCGAGGCGGTGTTCGTGGAACATTCGGCCAGCGATTTCCTGCGGCTGGCGCAGCCGGAGGCCCTGCCGGTGGAACAGCAGGCATCCGCCGGCCTGCTCAAGCGCCTGCGGGACATCGCCGGCCCCTCCCCCATGGCACTGGAACGCATGCACCGCGGCGCCGCCGTGGTGATGGCCCTGGCGAGCC contains the following coding sequences:
- a CDS encoding UdgX family uracil-DNA binding protein (This protein belongs to the uracil DNA glycosylase superfamily, members of which act in excision repair of DNA. However, it belongs more specifically to UdgX branch, whose founding member was found to bind uracil in DNA (where it does not belong), without cleaving it, appears to promote DNA repair by a pathway involving RecA, rather than base excision.) translates to MQSRRTILLPGETDFDAFRRHARALIAEGLPPEAVEWQVAGRQEGDLFGGGAEVPSEIPAASQGKGPGVPPAFVVLCKSTILHSDAGRFGLLYRLLWRLVHEPALRHDPLDADMLRAQLLGKAVRRDQHKMTAFVRFRTVTRPDQPDLHVAWFEPEHHIVEATAPFFARRFPNMHWAILTPRRSVRWFPAEGGTAGRLELAPGCRREDAPPADAGEQLWLTYYANIFNPARLKLSMMQKEMPRRYWHNLPEAALIGELAAQAMERSGHMIEQPGTSTTRRIQRLPAAASKVQANIAIHRLDDLKPAMDRCRECPIGQFATQSVPGAGPAPARLMVVGEQPGDHEDLRGQPFVGPAGRLFDRAVAELGWQRERLYVTNAVKHFKYELRGKRRMHKTPGQLEVAACHHWLEEELRLVQPRAILALGATAARSVLGRPVAVTQERGQWLSDATGRPVLVTLHPSALLRADPQQGEANFALWLDDLRQATEHALGD